The genomic segment ccacttactgacTGTGGAATCTGGTAAATTATCTAACTttgctaaactctaatttttattctgtaaaattggaataattaTATTGCCAATCACTTAGGAtttggagaaaacaaaatgataaaaaacatGCAAAGCACCCAGCTCAGTGTGTGGCATATACTGAGTGCTAATAAATGTGTGCTAACATTAGCCATCTTATTTCTTTAGAGACTGCATGATATTGAGCAATAAAAATGTACTATATGTTTAATAATTCACCTACATgtgaatatttaggttgtttcttcTATAActtgttttgtttggttggttggtttgcttTGGTATTATAAGGAATGCTACAATAAAAATGTGTGTACATCTCTTTTGTTACAAAAGTATGACTATTTCTAAAGGATAGAGTTCTGTAAGTAGAACCATTGGATAAACAGATGCAGATTTTCCATTCCAGTGGAGACTACTAAAAATTCTATACTGATTTACACTCTTATTACCAGTGTATGTGAGGGTCTATTTCCCTTTGGATATTATTCTCAAAAATGTACTGCCAATCTGATgggtgaaaattttatttcagtctaatttgtattttctgattACTAATGAGTTTGAAAATCTTGGCATATGTTTTCTTTGGTAACTGtgttgcagatattttctttgagttaatagtttatattttggCCTTGCTTATGATCTCTTGatgtaattttcacattttgagTGCAGTATTTTTTCACTCTTGcttttacatttcatttcttgtttatttcttgttcCCATCCTGAGACCATAAAAATATACTCTTTGAATTTTGGCTAATACTTATTTTATGgtttgtaattttttacttttagattAGAAAGGAtgaaatgtcattattttgaaGTGCCTCGATActgtctggattttatttttatgtgtgggTTAAATAGAAATCTAGGCTTATCTTTTCCAAATATTccaattattataaatatcttttatttaatagtctatcctttttccattgctattaaataaatctttattatatattaagtTTAATATATATCATGATCTAAATACATGTATAAGTACAGGTacacaaaattctttttattgagcaatttttggatttttctgtgtgtgtcattatcttattgtttttcattattctttgcTTTGATTTGGAGTTAGAAAAGCTTGCTGtcattattctaattttttcaaaattatcttatcTGTCCTTAGCCATTTAATATTATAGATGGATTGAAATAACTAATCTTGGTTACAGATTCTATTTCTAGTATTACTTCTATTCTAACTGGTATCCTTGGACCAAAAGATTATAATTAAAGTATCCAGATCATATTAGCCAAAGAGAAATACTTAAATAAACATTAAGCAGTTTTTTCTTTGAAGACTTAAGGAAGTCTCCCCTGAATGCTGTACATACCAAGGAGCACTGATTAATTCTGATGCTTATTTTTGTCCTATCCCAATTATCACTATCACTATGGAACTACAAGCAACAGAGAAAACTGAATGACAAAAGCTCATTCATAGGGATCCCTTGTAGGAAACCATTATTATTCTACGTGGGATCCAGAAACCACTTCCCCTGAccaagaaaattcaaaatctgagcAGTTGGTGAAGACACAacctaagaagaaaatttaaaaagtgaaaggcAAAGAACTCAGACAAATTAGGTCACATAAAAGTTCTCATGAATTTTCTATGGAGGACATATAGCTTCTAATTTAGAAGGCACTTTGGAGAGTTTTAACTTTTACCTTGCTGAATTTTACTATTGGTTTCTCTATAGTTTCTCAAAGTAAATATTCTTTACAAACATAACAACTGCAGTCGGCTATTCTAGAGGCTTGACGATAGAGAAGCAGCTGTCTTGATCAAATTGCCCTTCGCATCTCTCCTACGGCTTCTCCAATCCCTACCCAGGAAGTCCAGAGTCATGGAGTTAAAGAACTATAGCAGCAGCACCTCAGGCTTCATCCTCCTGGGCCTCTCCTCCAACCCTCAGCTGCAGAAGCCCCTGTTTGCCATCTTCCTCATCATGTACCTGGTCACTGTGGTAGGGAATGTGCTCATCATCCTGGCCATCCACTCTGACTCCAGACTCCAtacccccatgtacttcttcctcagcAACTTGTCTTTCATGGATATCTGCTTCACAACAGTCATTGTGCCCAAGATGCTGGTAAATTTCTTGTCAGAGACAAAGGCTATCTCCTATGTGGGCTGTCTGGTCCAGATGTACTTCTTCATGGCCCTTGCAAACACTGACAGCTACCTACTGGCCTCCATGGCCATTGACCGGctggtggccatctgcaaaccctTCCACTATGATGTGGTTATGAGCCCACGGCGTTGCCTCCTCATGCTGTTGGGTTCTTGCACCATCTCCCACCTACACTCCCTGTTCCGGGTGCTACTCATGTCTCgcctgtctttctgtgcctcccACATCATTAAGCACTTTTTCTGTGATACCCAGCCTGTGCTAAAGCTGTCCTGCTCTGACACATCCTCCAGCCAGATTGTGGTCATGACCGAGACCCTGGCTGTCATCGTGACCCCCTTCCTGTGCATCATCTTCTCCTACCTGAGAATCATTGTCACTGTGCTCGCAATCCCCTCTGCAGCCGGGAAGTGgaaggccttctccacctgtggcTCCCACCTCACTGTGGTGGTCCTGTTCTACGGCAGTGTCATCTATGTGTATTTCAGGCCCCTGTCCATGTACTCAGTGGTGAAGGACCGGGTAGCCACAGTTATGTACACGGTAGTGACACCTATGCTGAACCCTTTCATCTATAGCCTGAGGAACAAAGACATGAAGAAGGGTTTGAAGAAATTAAGAGACAGAATTCAGTCATAGAAAGAACAAATGATGGAATGTCATCACTGGGAGATGCCCTAAGACATTATCAGGTTATCCTTCCTTCCTATCCATTTTCCACAGGGCACTCAAAGAGGTCATGAGAAGTGGTGTTTGATGGCAGTAAGGTAATTGACCTGGGAGCAAAAGTCTTGGTTTGTACCAGTGACCTTGACCAAGTATATATTCCATCCCAGGCTAGGTACTGCTAGGAATCCAGATTCAGGAAAACAGCTTCTGCCATCCTCAATAAACTGGCACCCATACAGTAGAATgaactttttctataaataactcttctattaatataagcCTGACAACAGACATCACTCAAGGAGTTACCAATCCTATTAGTTTGCAGAAGTAGAAACCATGTGGGTTTGGTAGCAAACTGGGAAAGAACTCTCTGGAAGGATAACTTAAGTTCATCCTGAAAGATGGACTGATTGTGCCAGTAGAAATTTCAAGAGATGAGGAAATGTTCAGAGCATTTCACATAGTAAAACTCACCCAAGCATGTAGAAGGAATAAATATTGGAAGCTTTTtgaaagacagtaaaaaaaaaacaaaaaacaaaaaaaaccccacaaaacctCTATAACGCTTGTCCAATTTGAGAGTAAGGAGAATGAGGCTGGAAAGATAGAGGACTCTACAAGGCAGATTTACTCTCCTCACCAACATTCAAGAGCCATGACAGTGTGAATGCTCTATATTCAATTCCCTACCCATTCCCTCTTAATTCTCCTTTTCTCCACATGTGCAGCATCCTCACTGAGCTGCACTTTATATCTTGGTCAAAGCTACTATGTCAATGAGGAAAATCTAGGTTGTGCTGTGGAGACAAACAACCTCAAAATCTTAGGACCTTATAaccaaaggtttatttctcattctcattGCATGTCCACCGTAGAAAAGTATGAGGGTGCTGCTCACTTTCAATGCTCAGCAACCCAAGATTATGGAGCAATAACATTGAAAACATTAATCATCACTCTGTCAGAAGTTGAGAAATAATCTTAGAGAACTTACAGTGACAGCTGAGTACTCTGTTCCACAAGTGACCCACAACACTTCTGACCAAAACTCATCGTGCAAAAGTAATCTCACAACCCAACCAAACACAGGGATCCAGGAGGCACAGTCCAACTATGTGCCTCTAAGATGCAGAGTCAGAAGTATTTGATAAACAGCACTGGTGAATATTACACAACCATGttaacacacaaacacatcagTCTGAATTACTTGCGTTATCAATCCTCCTTGAGTAAGTTACTGTCAACAGCAATAGTAAAAGACTTATACTCTCTTTGGAATCCCTCTGCCTCAATTATTTCAACAAGTTCTCACAACCACCACCTTCTGGGTCACAAGCTTGTTCATGGTAGGACCTGAAGTTGAATACAAGTATTTTGGCCTTAAAGATATAGCAAGAGGTGTATGACAGTCTAATGGAACACAGGGACACCAAGGCTCCAACCTCCAGTTTCCTGCCATTTCTTTCAGTAAGTCCTCCAACCTACATGGAAGTAACCAGCAAGCTAGAAAGAAATACAAGCTGTAGTAGCCTTCATATTTGCACAGCATCacctgggtttttttctttttttcttttttttgagacagagtctcgctgtgttgcccaggctagagtgagtgccgtagcgtcagcctagctcacagcaacctcaaactcctgggctcaagcaatccttctgcctcagcctcccgagtagctgagactacaggcatgtgccaccactcctggctaattttttctatatatatttttagttggccagataatttctttctattttttgtagagatggagtctcgctcttgctcaggttggtctcgaactcctgaccttgagcgatccaccggcctcggcctcctagagtgctaggattacaagcgtgagccaccacgcccaacctaGCATCACTTGGTTTTTATCACTATATCCCATCAAGTATTTGGTTTGGGGATGCTGGCCTAGAAGATACGTACGTACACTTTCCACTTCCCTTAGTTATGTGCCATACTTTTCTCATGCTTAACTAGACACTTTAGAATGTGAGAGATACCtggcatatattaaataaataaaattattaattacaaCCTACAGTAACTTATAAAGGTAAGTCAGTCCTTTGACCTTAAGAGCTCTAATGTAACTTTTTCATTCTGACATCAGCCCCAGACTTCTTTTCCTCAGCAAAAGCATGGCCACTAAGAAATTAAGATCTTTTATGAAAAATCTTAGTTACTTCCAAAAGTTCAAActgaaagaaattctttttttttttttttttttgagacagagtctcactttgttgcccgggctagagtgagtgccatggcgtcagcctagctcacagcaacctcaaactcctgggctcaagtgatcctcctgtctcagcctcccgagtagctgggactacaggcatgcaccaccatgcccggctaattttttctctatatat from the Eulemur rufifrons isolate Redbay chromosome 7, OSU_ERuf_1, whole genome shotgun sequence genome contains:
- the LOC138387553 gene encoding olfactory receptor 1L4 encodes the protein MELKNYSSSTSGFILLGLSSNPQLQKPLFAIFLIMYLVTVVGNVLIILAIHSDSRLHTPMYFFLSNLSFMDICFTTVIVPKMLVNFLSETKAISYVGCLVQMYFFMALANTDSYLLASMAIDRLVAICKPFHYDVVMSPRRCLLMLLGSCTISHLHSLFRVLLMSRLSFCASHIIKHFFCDTQPVLKLSCSDTSSSQIVVMTETLAVIVTPFLCIIFSYLRIIVTVLAIPSAAGKWKAFSTCGSHLTVVVLFYGSVIYVYFRPLSMYSVVKDRVATVMYTVVTPMLNPFIYSLRNKDMKKGLKKLRDRIQS